The window TTTGATCCCCGATTTGGTTTTAGAAGACCAGTCAAGTATTTTCGCCATCTCATTGAACTGAGTATCCGAATCAAGCAAATCGTATGCATATTTACTGTTCAGACGTCTTAAACACAAATAATTTTCAGAACCAAGACATAACGCGTAACTAAATTTTATCCCCAGCGATTTTTTCAAAAAGGGCAGATCTTTTGAACATAACTGATTTTGGAGCGTCTTTGTATAAGTTGAAATTATAACTTTCTTATTATTTCCAGCAGTATAAATTACAAAAGGTATCAGATACGCAAGGCTTTTCCCTATCCCAGTGCCTGCTTCTACTACCAGGTGTTTATTAAGTTTTATAGCATCGCCAATCGCTTCTGACATTTGAAGCTGCTGAGGTCTTAATTCGTAACCCCGCAATCTTTGAGAAATAATACCGCCGTAGTCTAATGCATTAATGGAGGTTTTTTGCAAAGCTATCCCAACTTCCCTGCTCTATCTGCTGTTATATACTCCATACAAAAATTATCTTTGCCGATTAACGCCTGAGTTGCATAAATTGTTGAGACCATGTTTGGTTCTGTAGGATCAATAATTGCAGTATCAAGCCCAGCATTGATCATCAAGCTTAAAAAAGTCCTGTTAATATGGTTCCTTTTAGGCAGGCCAAAGGATACATTGCTAAGACCGCATATAGTATGCGCTCCTTTTAATTCCTTCATTATAATGCTCACTGCCTGAAGCACATAACTTACCTGCTCAGGATTTGTGCTTATTGGCCTTATTAATGTATCAAAATAAACTCTGTCCAGAGATATGCCTTCAGACATTAATTTATCTCGCAACTTCCTTGCTACGTCAACCCTTTTTTCAAGATTATCAGGCATTCCTGAATCATCCATAGTAAGAGCCACTACCTTGGTATTATATTCCTTAACCAATGGCAAAATACTATCAATTCTATTCTTTTCTCCTGTTATAGAATTAACAATAGGAACTTCGTTCTTATTCCTTTTAAGCGCAGCTTCAATAGCCTTAGGATTGGCACTATCAATGCACAATGGTTTATCTGTAACTTCCTGCACAATGTCCACAAGCCATTCAATGTCCCCTACTTCTCCTGATACACTGGTTCCCGCATTAACATCTATATAATCAGCACCTGCCTTATCCTGCATTCTGGCCTGCTCCTGAATATACTCCTTATCCCTTTCGCTGACAGCCTTGTTAATATGCTTTCTGCTTGTATTAATTCTTTCACCAATAATTTCCATAATCAACCTCCCTTTTTAATAAAAAAAATTATATCATCAAAGCATGTATCCAGCAATATTTTTTCTGATTACGTGCGTTATGCCAGAAATAAATACTATCTGGTCAAAGACCTCCTCAAAATCTTTTGTCTTGCATTTATAGTCGACTATATCTAAAAACGCTTCATCAGACGAATTAAACGCCATAGAATATCCGCTGGATTTAGCCAAGGGTATGTCTCCGGCGCTGTCCCCTACACTTATAACCTCGTGTGGTTTGACACAGAATTTTTTCATTATCTGTCTTGAAATTTTACCTTTCTCCCCATGGTTTATGTTTATTTTAACTCCGCCGGTTAGAATGCCTTTTCGGGAAACAAGCCGGTTAGATAAAACATAATCAAACCTTAACTCTTTTTTTGTCCTTTCGGCCATATACTGAAGCCCCGTAGAAATAGCAGCTATCTTAAACCCTCTCTGTTTAAGCCGTTTTATACAGGATGGAACATTACTAGCGTAAGGGAGTTCATGAAAAATTTCCCTGATTTTTTCTTCTGACAGCCCTTTCCAATGAGCCGCGTCAAGTTCACAGAATTTCCGGTAACTTAACTTGCCGGCCAGAAACTGTTTCTGATACCGGAAGGCAAGCGTATCCCATAATTTAAGCCTTTCATGGATATATCTCCACGAA of the bacterium genome contains:
- a CDS encoding dihydropteroate synthase, which translates into the protein MEIIGERINTSRKHINKAVSERDKEYIQEQARMQDKAGADYIDVNAGTSVSGEVGDIEWLVDIVQEVTDKPLCIDSANPKAIEAALKRNKNEVPIVNSITGEKNRIDSILPLVKEYNTKVVALTMDDSGMPDNLEKRVDVARKLRDKLMSEGISLDRVYFDTLIRPISTNPEQVSYVLQAVSIIMKELKGAHTICGLSNVSFGLPKRNHINRTFLSLMINAGLDTAIIDPTEPNMVSTIYATQALIGKDNFCMEYITADRAGKLG
- a CDS encoding HAD-IB family phosphatase, with translation MKYKLIIFDIDGTITEHISSWRYIHERLKLWDTLAFRYQKQFLAGKLSYRKFCELDAAHWKGLSEEKIREIFHELPYASNVPSCIKRLKQRGFKIAAISTGLQYMAERTKKELRFDYVLSNRLVSRKGILTGGVKININHGEKGKISRQIMKKFCVKPHEVISVGDSAGDIPLAKSSGYSMAFNSSDEAFLDIVDYKCKTKDFEEVFDQIVFISGITHVIRKNIAGYML